One window of Desulfobacterales bacterium genomic DNA carries:
- the hisI gene encoding phosphoribosyl-AMP cyclohydrolase, with the protein MIELDFNKLNGLVPAIVQDFHTKDVLMLGFMNPEAWEATLSTGKATFYSRTRRELWVKGKTSGHEQIVKEIRIDCDDDTILLLVEQVGGAACHTGHRSCFFKKVEDGTIKIIGKPVFDPREVYKK; encoded by the coding sequence ATGATAGAACTTGATTTTAATAAGTTAAACGGCCTGGTGCCTGCGATCGTGCAGGACTTTCACACAAAAGACGTTTTAATGCTCGGATTTATGAATCCGGAAGCGTGGGAGGCAACCCTTTCAACCGGAAAAGCGACTTTTTACAGCCGTACCCGGCGGGAGCTCTGGGTGAAGGGCAAAACGTCCGGTCATGAACAAATCGTCAAGGAGATTAGAATCGACTGCGATGATGATACGATATTGTTGTTGGTGGAACAGGTGGGTGGGGCCGCCTGTCACACCGGGCACCGGAGCTGTTTTTTTAAAAAAGTTGAAGACGGAACCATTAAAATTATCGGCAAACCCGTTTTTGATCCCAGGGAGGTTTATAAGAAGTGA
- a CDS encoding carbon starvation protein A: MNSLILAIGAGVLYVVAYHTYGKFLGSKIFKLNPEAVCPSKEFQDNVDFVPTQKPILFGHHFTSIAGTGPIVGPAIAIIWGWVPALVWVLLGSIFMGAVHDFGAMVVSLRNQGRSIGDVAADLISKRVRTLFLLIIFFELWIVVAIFGVVIAVIFNMYPQSVIPVWLEIPIAVWLGHMVYKKGAAHLPMSIVAVVLMYVTVVIGAYVPIKMPAMFGLDAVALWVIILLIYSYIASTLPVQTLLQPRDYINSHQLFVALGLLTLGVLFAHPTMVAPTANFSPSGAPPIWPMLFVVIACGAISGFHSLVSSGTSSKQCDAESSSLVIGYGSMLMEGMLSVFVIIACGAGLAIGLTKGGQIFTGVEAFTQNYTSWGAAAGLGTMISSFVVGSANMIESIGIPHNITITIMGVFVVSFAGTTLDTATRLQRYIVAELATAVGSPALAKKHPATLIAVVTAFILAFYNGSGKGALTLWPLFGSVNQLLAGLALLVITVYLARKKAPLVYTLIPMIFMLFMTGWAMLINLGDFYGKANWLLFFIGLAVFILEVWMVIESVIVLKKVYGAEIEPVAQMR; this comes from the coding sequence ATGAATTCATTAATTTTAGCAATTGGTGCGGGTGTGTTGTATGTGGTCGCCTATCACACCTACGGCAAGTTTCTGGGCAGTAAAATATTTAAACTCAACCCGGAAGCCGTCTGTCCCAGCAAGGAATTCCAGGACAATGTCGATTTTGTGCCCACCCAGAAGCCCATCCTTTTCGGCCATCATTTTACCTCCATCGCCGGCACCGGCCCCATTGTCGGTCCGGCCATCGCCATCATCTGGGGGTGGGTACCGGCCCTGGTGTGGGTCCTGCTCGGTTCGATTTTCATGGGGGCCGTACATGATTTCGGCGCCATGGTGGTTTCCCTCAGAAATCAAGGCCGCTCCATCGGCGATGTAGCCGCCGATTTGATCAGCAAGCGGGTCCGCACCCTGTTTCTCCTGATCATATTCTTTGAGCTCTGGATCGTGGTGGCCATCTTCGGCGTGGTGATAGCGGTTATTTTCAACATGTATCCCCAGTCGGTCATCCCGGTCTGGCTGGAAATCCCCATCGCCGTCTGGCTGGGTCACATGGTTTATAAAAAAGGGGCTGCGCATCTGCCCATGAGCATCGTCGCCGTGGTGCTGATGTATGTTACCGTCGTCATCGGCGCCTATGTGCCCATTAAAATGCCCGCCATGTTCGGGCTCGATGCAGTAGCCCTGTGGGTGATTATACTCCTGATCTATTCCTATATCGCGTCAACCCTGCCGGTTCAAACCCTGTTGCAACCCCGGGACTACATCAACTCGCACCAGCTTTTCGTCGCCCTGGGCCTGCTTACGCTGGGAGTGCTATTTGCCCATCCCACCATGGTTGCGCCGACAGCCAATTTTTCACCTTCCGGAGCGCCGCCCATCTGGCCGATGCTGTTCGTGGTAATTGCCTGCGGCGCAATTTCCGGTTTCCACTCCCTGGTTTCTTCCGGCACCTCTTCGAAACAGTGCGACGCCGAAAGCAGCTCCCTGGTCATCGGTTACGGCAGCATGCTCATGGAGGGAATGCTCTCCGTTTTTGTCATTATCGCATGCGGCGCGGGATTGGCCATTGGTTTGACCAAGGGCGGCCAGATCTTTACCGGCGTTGAAGCCTTCACCCAGAACTATACCAGTTGGGGCGCTGCCGCCGGTTTGGGCACAATGATCAGTTCCTTTGTGGTGGGCTCTGCCAATATGATTGAATCAATTGGAATCCCACATAACATAACCATCACCATCATGGGCGTGTTTGTGGTTTCCTTTGCCGGCACCACCCTGGATACCGCCACACGTCTGCAGCGCTACATCGTTGCCGAACTTGCAACAGCCGTAGGCTCACCGGCCCTTGCCAAAAAGCACCCGGCCACCCTGATTGCCGTCGTCACCGCCTTTATCCTGGCCTTTTACAACGGCAGCGGCAAAGGGGCGCTGACCCTCTGGCCCCTTTTCGGTTCCGTGAATCAGCTTTTGGCCGGGCTGGCGCTGCTGGTGATCACCGTGTATCTTGCCCGCAAAAAAGCCCCGCTGGTCTACACCCTGATCCCCATGATTTTCATGCTGTTCATGACCGGCTGGGCCATGCTGATTAACCTTGGAGACTTTTACGGCAAGGCCAACTGGCTGCTCTTTTTTATCGGGCTGGCTGTTTTTATATTGGAAGTGTGGATGGTGATTGAAAGCGTGATTGTTCTCAAGAAGGTTTACGGTGCTGAGATAGAACCGGTTGCTCAAATGCGCTGA
- a CDS encoding RsbRD N-terminal domain-containing protein — MQIENLLEQRKAVIVKKWFDLVIQTYPTDTSKFFKSQKDPFANPVGQTVLRGLEALFDILLQGPDTDTISSFLDPIIRIRAVQDFTPSQAVAFIFSLKQVIRDNLTKELKDAATGIDLLNLESTIDDLALIAFDIYVECREKIYELKANEEKDRTFAAFKRAGLICETPAAQSDPE; from the coding sequence ATGCAGATTGAAAATCTATTGGAACAGCGTAAAGCTGTGATTGTAAAAAAGTGGTTTGACTTGGTGATTCAGACCTATCCCACCGACACTTCAAAATTTTTCAAATCCCAGAAAGATCCCTTTGCAAACCCCGTAGGCCAAACGGTTTTGCGTGGGCTGGAAGCCCTTTTTGACATTCTTCTGCAGGGCCCTGATACGGATACCATTTCGTCTTTCCTTGATCCCATCATCCGGATCCGGGCGGTGCAGGATTTTACACCCAGCCAGGCGGTTGCTTTCATATTTTCCCTCAAACAGGTCATACGGGACAATTTAACCAAAGAATTAAAGGACGCCGCCACGGGTATAGATCTGTTGAACCTCGAATCAACCATTGATGATCTCGCGTTGATCGCTTTTGACATTTATGTGGAATGCAGGGAAAAGATCTACGAATTAAAGGCCAATGAAGAAAAAGACAGAACATTCGCGGCTTTTAAGCGGGCGGGACTCATTTGCGAGACACCGGCCGCTCAATCAGATCCCGAATAA
- the dsrM gene encoding sulfate reduction electron transfer complex DsrMKJOP subunit DsrM — translation MNVNYMVSLIAVIVLFLLAYVGVEAAGLQFLFGIIVPYLAVIAFIGGVIYRIVDWARSPVPFRITTTGGQQKSLPWIQPAQFDNPSTTAGVIVRMALEILFFRSLFRNTSAHLDKAGKLSYIWEKWLWLGALAFHYAFLTVLVRHLRFFTEPVPLPVKLLETLDGFLQIGIPVIQLSGVVLLAAALFLLLRRVLIPQVKYISLAADFFPIFLLIGIALTGILMRYFTKINVIAAKELAMGLVTFHPSIPQGGIGGIFYVHLFFVCILLAYFPFSKLMHMGGIFLSPTRNMPGNTRAIRHVNPWNYPVKVHTYEEYEDEFREKMIEAGLPVEKE, via the coding sequence ATGAATGTAAATTATATGGTTTCCCTCATTGCGGTTATCGTGCTTTTTCTACTCGCCTATGTGGGTGTTGAGGCTGCGGGGCTTCAGTTTCTCTTCGGAATTATCGTCCCCTATCTGGCCGTCATTGCCTTCATTGGCGGGGTGATATACCGTATTGTCGACTGGGCGCGCTCGCCGGTGCCGTTCCGGATAACCACCACCGGCGGCCAGCAAAAATCATTACCCTGGATCCAACCGGCTCAATTCGACAATCCGTCCACCACCGCCGGGGTGATTGTCCGCATGGCACTGGAAATCCTTTTTTTCCGCTCCCTGTTTCGCAACACCTCGGCCCACCTGGATAAAGCCGGCAAGTTGTCGTACATCTGGGAAAAATGGCTGTGGCTGGGGGCCCTTGCATTCCACTATGCATTTTTGACCGTCCTGGTGCGGCACCTGCGTTTTTTTACCGAACCGGTCCCGCTTCCCGTCAAACTCCTGGAAACACTGGACGGCTTTCTCCAGATCGGAATCCCGGTGATCCAGCTGTCGGGCGTCGTTCTTTTGGCCGCCGCCCTTTTTCTGTTATTGCGCAGGGTGCTAATTCCCCAGGTTAAATATATTTCCCTTGCGGCCGACTTTTTCCCGATTTTTCTCCTGATCGGAATCGCCCTTACCGGAATTCTGATGCGGTATTTTACCAAAATCAATGTAATCGCCGCCAAGGAACTGGCCATGGGCCTGGTGACGTTTCACCCGTCTATCCCCCAGGGGGGAATCGGCGGTATTTTTTATGTCCACCTGTTTTTTGTCTGTATCCTCCTGGCTTATTTTCCTTTCAGCAAGCTCATGCACATGGGCGGAATCTTTTTAAGTCCCACCCGAAACATGCCCGGCAATACCCGCGCCATCAGGCATGTCAACCCGTGGAATTATCCCGTAAAGGTTCATACCTATGAAGAATATGAAGATGAATTCAGGGAAAAAATGATAGAGGCTGGATTGCCGGTGGAAAAGGAGTGA
- a CDS encoding (Fe-S)-binding protein, translated as MSDLPKSDDLLSKIDPRPPAKSWMDTPVNIRKGMYCYASNPKSVEYVGLPHARAWNPLEEDWNLPENWKEIIYEGFRERLDKFRSFKVFMDICVRCGACADKCHFFIGTGDPKNMPVLRAELLRSVYRNDFTTAGRIMGKMAGAREMTVDVLKEWWYYFFQCTECRRCSVFCPYGIDTAEITMMGRELLNLLGLNIDWIATPVANCYRTGNHLGIQPHAFKDMIDFFVDDIEEITGVRVEPSINKKGADILFITPSGDVFADPGTYTCMGYLMLFHFLKEKYGFDITWSTYASEGGNFGSFTSHEMMKRLNAKMFAEARRLDVKWILGGECGHMWRVIHQYMDTLNGPADFLEVPVSPITGTRFENAKSTKMVHIAEFTADLIKHGKLDLNPGRNDNLRVTFHDSCNPSRGMGMFEEPRYIIKNVCNYFHDMPANTIREQTFCCGSGAGLNAGEDMELRMVGGLPRANAVKHVHEKYDVNMLACVCAIDRAALPPLMEYWVPEVGVTGLHELVANALILPGEGERTTDLRGEPLPGMEGDDAEE; from the coding sequence ATGTCAGATCTTCCAAAATCAGATGACCTTTTATCAAAGATAGATCCCCGTCCGCCGGCCAAAAGCTGGATGGACACTCCGGTCAACATTCGCAAGGGCATGTACTGTTACGCCTCAAATCCCAAAAGCGTGGAATATGTCGGCCTACCCCATGCCCGGGCCTGGAATCCCCTTGAGGAAGACTGGAATCTTCCGGAAAATTGGAAAGAAATCATTTATGAGGGTTTCCGGGAACGCCTGGATAAATTCAGATCGTTTAAGGTGTTCATGGATATCTGCGTGCGCTGCGGCGCCTGTGCGGATAAATGCCACTTCTTCATCGGGACGGGAGATCCCAAAAACATGCCGGTCCTGCGGGCCGAACTGCTGCGCTCGGTTTACCGCAACGATTTTACCACTGCCGGCAGGATTATGGGAAAGATGGCCGGCGCCCGGGAGATGACGGTCGATGTCCTCAAAGAATGGTGGTATTATTTCTTTCAGTGCACCGAGTGCCGGCGCTGTTCGGTTTTTTGCCCGTACGGCATCGATACGGCCGAAATCACCATGATGGGTCGGGAGCTATTGAACCTCCTGGGCCTGAATATCGACTGGATCGCAACCCCCGTGGCCAACTGCTACCGCACCGGCAACCATCTGGGAATTCAACCCCACGCTTTTAAAGACATGATCGACTTTTTCGTGGATGACATCGAAGAGATCACGGGTGTCCGGGTCGAACCGTCCATTAACAAAAAAGGCGCCGATATACTCTTTATCACCCCTTCCGGGGACGTTTTTGCCGATCCGGGCACGTATACCTGCATGGGATATCTGATGCTGTTCCACTTTTTAAAGGAAAAATACGGCTTTGATATCACCTGGAGCACTTATGCCTCCGAAGGCGGCAATTTCGGCTCCTTCACCTCCCACGAAATGATGAAACGGCTGAACGCCAAAATGTTTGCCGAAGCCAGGCGGCTGGACGTAAAATGGATTCTCGGGGGCGAATGCGGACATATGTGGCGGGTCATCCATCAGTACATGGACACCCTTAACGGCCCGGCCGATTTTCTGGAAGTGCCGGTTTCCCCCATTACCGGCACCCGGTTTGAAAATGCCAAGTCCACCAAAATGGTGCATATTGCCGAGTTTACAGCCGATCTCATCAAGCATGGCAAGCTGGACCTGAATCCCGGTCGCAACGACAATCTGAGGGTGACCTTTCATGATTCGTGCAACCCTTCCCGGGGGATGGGAATGTTCGAAGAACCCCGCTATATCATCAAGAACGTGTGCAATTATTTCCACGACATGCCCGCCAACACGATCCGGGAACAAACCTTCTGCTGCGGCAGCGGCGCCGGCCTGAACGCCGGGGAGGACATGGAGCTTAGAATGGTGGGCGGGCTTCCCAGGGCCAACGCGGTCAAACATGTACACGAAAAATACGACGTCAATATGCTGGCCTGTGTCTGCGCCATTGACCGGGCGGCATTGCCGCCGCTGATGGAGTACTGGGTCCCTGAGGTCGGTGTAACCGGTCTCCACGAACTGGTCGCCAATGCCCTGATCCTGCCGGGTGAGGGGGAAAGAACAACCGACCTGCGCGGAGAACCACTGCCGGGAATGGAGGGTGATGATGCCGAGGAATAA
- the dsrJ gene encoding sulfate reduction electron transfer complex DsrMKJOP subunit DsrJ encodes MYNKGIIVAGLAVFIVLATFPFWYNLGKAAPAPERILTAQAKAAKECILSAELMRTEHMQMLNDWRDMVVRDGTRLYVGSSGKKFEMSLSNTCMECHSNKAEFCDRCHNYAAVTPYCWDCHIDNPKETK; translated from the coding sequence ATGTATAATAAAGGAATAATTGTCGCCGGGCTGGCTGTTTTTATCGTCCTGGCAACATTTCCTTTCTGGTATAACCTGGGAAAGGCCGCGCCGGCGCCGGAGCGCATCCTGACAGCCCAGGCAAAAGCCGCCAAGGAATGCATCCTTTCGGCTGAATTGATGCGGACCGAACACATGCAGATGCTCAATGACTGGCGCGATATGGTGGTGCGGGACGGCACACGCCTGTATGTAGGCAGCAGCGGCAAAAAATTCGAGATGAGTCTTTCAAACACCTGCATGGAATGCCATTCCAACAAAGCCGAGTTTTGCGACCGCTGTCACAATTATGCCGCAGTTACCCCCTACTGCTGGGATTGCCATATTGATAACCCGAAGGAGACAAAGTGA
- a CDS encoding 4Fe-4S dicluster domain-containing protein yields the protein MKRSRRSFLKIAGISALGIGSKPILNAFSASAPQGDTPQPAVMRKPEALTAKHWAMVIDTTKFKSRDDFKPIIEACHSIHNVPELKNKNHEIKWIWEEGYKHAFPTLENPYFEEKVKDLPFLVLCNHCENPPCVRACPTKATFKRESDGIVLMDFHRCIGCRFCMAACPYGARSFNFRDPRPFIKEEKINLKFPRRTKGVVEKCNFCAERLAVGQLPACVEAANGAIIFGDLADPDSDVRKLVSTNYTIRRKLSLGTSPSVYYIV from the coding sequence ATGAAACGCAGCAGAAGAAGCTTTCTGAAAATAGCGGGTATTTCTGCACTGGGTATCGGCTCCAAACCGATATTAAATGCATTTTCGGCATCCGCGCCCCAGGGGGATACCCCTCAACCCGCCGTCATGCGCAAACCGGAAGCGTTAACCGCCAAACACTGGGCCATGGTCATCGACACCACCAAATTCAAATCCAGAGATGATTTCAAGCCGATTATCGAGGCCTGCCACAGCATCCATAACGTTCCTGAGTTAAAGAACAAAAACCATGAAATCAAATGGATCTGGGAGGAAGGCTACAAGCATGCCTTCCCGACCCTGGAAAATCCCTATTTTGAGGAAAAAGTCAAAGATTTGCCGTTTCTGGTCTTGTGCAATCATTGCGAAAATCCGCCCTGTGTCCGGGCCTGTCCCACCAAGGCGACTTTTAAAAGGGAAAGCGACGGCATCGTCCTGATGGATTTTCACCGCTGCATCGGCTGCCGGTTCTGCATGGCCGCCTGCCCTTATGGCGCCCGCAGTTTTAATTTCAGGGACCCCCGCCCGTTTATAAAAGAAGAAAAGATCAATCTCAAATTCCCGAGACGCACGAAAGGGGTTGTGGAAAAATGTAATTTCTGTGCCGAAAGGCTGGCCGTCGGACAACTCCCGGCCTGTGTGGAGGCTGCCAACGGCGCCATTATTTTCGGAGACCTTGCCGATCCCGATTCAGATGTCCGAAAACTTGTCAGTACCAATTATACCATTCGACGTAAACTTTCACTGGGTACTTCACCGTCGGTTTACTACATCGTATGA
- the nrfD gene encoding polysulfide reductase NrfD has protein sequence MLELALKGSKKYYGWMTLLLGVIGGGFVFYLWQFNFGLGITGMSRDVSWGFYIAQFTFLVGVAASAVMVVLPYYLHDYKAFGRITILGEFLAVASVTMCILFIFVDLGQPMRVVNVILYPTPNSVLFWDMIVLNGYLFLNIIVGWKVLEAERNGIAPPAWVKPLIYLSIPWAVSIHTVTAFLYCGLPGRGFWLTAILAPRFLASAFAAGPAFLILLCLLIRKLTKFDPGKEQIQSLAKIVTYGILMNVFFLVCEVFVVFYSQIPEHMDHMKYLFFGLHGHGVLVPWMWTSVGLMLLAIILLVNPITRQNESVLAVACLAVFAGTWIDKGLGMISGGFVPSPLHHVNEYVPTIPEIIITLGVYATGFLVLTALFKIAVSIKEEIAA, from the coding sequence ATGCTTGAATTAGCGCTAAAAGGAAGCAAAAAATATTACGGATGGATGACCCTGCTGCTGGGTGTTATCGGCGGGGGGTTCGTCTTTTATCTGTGGCAGTTTAATTTCGGCCTGGGGATCACCGGCATGAGCCGGGATGTTTCCTGGGGATTTTATATTGCCCAGTTCACCTTTCTGGTCGGGGTCGCCGCCTCGGCCGTTATGGTGGTTCTGCCGTATTATCTGCACGATTACAAGGCGTTCGGCCGGATTACCATTCTAGGTGAATTTCTGGCGGTGGCGTCAGTCACCATGTGCATCCTGTTTATTTTTGTGGACCTTGGCCAGCCCATGCGGGTCGTCAATGTCATCCTGTACCCGACGCCCAACTCGGTTCTTTTCTGGGACATGATCGTGTTAAACGGCTACCTGTTTCTGAACATCATCGTGGGCTGGAAGGTGCTGGAGGCCGAACGCAACGGGATCGCTCCGCCCGCCTGGGTAAAGCCCCTGATTTATTTGTCGATCCCCTGGGCCGTGAGCATTCACACCGTCACCGCTTTTCTGTACTGCGGCCTTCCCGGCAGAGGCTTCTGGCTCACTGCCATCCTGGCGCCGCGCTTTCTGGCCTCGGCCTTTGCCGCCGGCCCGGCTTTTCTGATCCTGCTGTGCCTGCTGATCCGCAAGCTCACAAAGTTCGACCCGGGCAAAGAACAGATTCAGTCCCTTGCCAAAATCGTTACTTACGGCATCCTCATGAACGTTTTCTTTTTAGTGTGCGAGGTCTTTGTCGTTTTTTACAGCCAGATCCCGGAACACATGGACCATATGAAATATCTCTTTTTCGGCCTCCACGGCCACGGCGTCCTGGTGCCCTGGATGTGGACCTCTGTCGGCCTGATGCTGCTGGCCATTATCCTGCTGGTCAATCCGATAACCCGCCAGAATGAATCCGTCCTTGCAGTGGCCTGCCTGGCGGTTTTCGCCGGCACCTGGATCGACAAGGGGCTCGGCATGATTTCCGGCGGGTTTGTGCCCTCGCCGCTGCACCATGTGAATGAATACGTGCCCACCATCCCTGAAATCATCATCACCCTGGGGGTGTACGCCACTGGTTTTCTGGTCCTGACCGCCCTGTTTAAAATCGCCGTGTCCATCAAGGAGGAAATAGCCGCCTGA
- the fdhD gene encoding formate dehydrogenase accessory sulfurtransferase FdhD codes for MSALSNKSIVHWDKGSRIAKKHDLLREEPLSIRIQGNPYAVVMRTPGNEIQHVAGFCLAEGIVESPEDFVGIAFCDGEDTNVVTVTLKETRRKTIPEILERRGYISQTSCGLCGKEIVEDLYQTIRPITDNAPLDIQKAVDCLENISALQHLRKKTRAAHAAVLYDSNYKLLAAAEDVGRHNALDKVVGTLFMDHKLKDAAFLTLSSRISYELVQKSARARIPIILAISRPTSLAVELASKLNMTLASPGDDSGLLIFCGEERLK; via the coding sequence GTGAGCGCCTTATCGAACAAGTCGATCGTACACTGGGACAAAGGCTCCCGTATCGCTAAAAAACATGATCTTTTGCGGGAAGAACCGCTGTCGATCCGGATCCAGGGGAATCCCTATGCGGTGGTCATGCGGACACCCGGCAATGAAATTCAGCATGTGGCCGGATTTTGCCTGGCGGAAGGGATTGTTGAGTCCCCTGAAGATTTTGTCGGCATCGCTTTCTGCGACGGGGAGGATACCAACGTTGTCACCGTGACCCTGAAGGAAACGCGCCGAAAGACCATACCCGAAATTCTCGAACGCCGCGGCTATATCAGCCAGACGAGCTGCGGCTTGTGCGGCAAAGAAATCGTTGAAGATCTTTACCAGACCATCCGCCCCATAACCGATAACGCCCCTTTAGACATTCAAAAGGCAGTGGATTGCCTGGAGAATATTTCCGCCCTTCAACACCTGCGCAAAAAAACACGGGCCGCCCATGCGGCTGTTTTATATGATTCAAACTACAAACTGCTGGCCGCAGCCGAGGATGTCGGACGTCATAATGCCCTGGACAAGGTGGTGGGCACGCTGTTTATGGATCACAAACTCAAAGACGCCGCCTTTCTGACGCTCTCTTCCCGCATCAGCTATGAACTGGTCCAGAAAAGCGCCCGGGCCCGCATCCCCATCATCCTGGCCATCTCCCGCCCCACCTCCCTTGCCGTTGAACTGGCCTCCAAGCTGAACATGACCCTGGCAAGTCCGGGCGATGATTCCGGACTCCTGATATTTTGCGGTGAAGAGCGCTTGAAATAA
- a CDS encoding MOSC domain-containing protein: MDVKIVSLAVSRKKGTRKTIVDEAKLVKEHGLEGDAHAGAWHRQVSLLSSESIEASRSSGLDVTFGDFAENIATTGADWKAIPVGTRVRLGDTALIEITQIGKECTNRCAIYYQAGDCIMPREGVFARVLEGGVIRCGDAVEILS; encoded by the coding sequence ATGGATGTAAAAATTGTATCCCTTGCAGTCAGCAGAAAAAAAGGGACCCGTAAAACAATCGTAGATGAAGCAAAACTGGTAAAAGAACACGGCCTTGAAGGCGATGCCCATGCCGGCGCGTGGCATCGGCAGGTGAGCCTGCTGTCGTCCGAAAGCATCGAAGCGTCCCGCAGCAGCGGGCTGGATGTGACCTTCGGCGATTTTGCCGAAAACATCGCCACCACCGGCGCCGACTGGAAAGCGATACCCGTGGGGACCCGGGTCCGGCTGGGGGACACAGCCTTGATTGAAATCACCCAGATCGGCAAGGAATGCACCAACCGCTGCGCGATTTATTATCAGGCCGGCGACTGCATCATGCCCCGGGAAGGGGTCTTTGCCAGGGTGCTCGAAGGCGGCGTGATCCGCTGCGGTGATGCGGTGGAAATATTATCCTGA
- a CDS encoding SO_0444 family Cu/Zn efflux transporter encodes MQIILEILAAAWHVFQQSAIYMLFGFFIAGILYAFVKTEKIARYLGKGDAQSVMLAALVGIPLPLCSCGVVPAAAALKKQGASKGATLSFLISTPETGVDSIPITYALLDPVMTVIRPISAFITASAAGIFENFYGKKEVSTSVDQKLPAAGSCCCHSRPEPETVLREKESFHDKMAAGLKYAFGELMGDIGPWFILGVFLASLISYLIPERFADAYLGNPFIAMPLMLIVGIPMYVCATSSTPIAAAFILKGLSPGAALVFLLAGPATNMASLSMVSKLMGKRSLVIYLGAISSCSLVLGFLTDLVYSKLGISARAVAGKAAEIFPVSVEFTAAIVLAGLIGYSVLKGFRKSEPCACSSAAT; translated from the coding sequence ATGCAGATAATTTTAGAAATACTGGCTGCGGCCTGGCATGTATTTCAACAGTCCGCCATTTACATGCTGTTCGGGTTTTTTATCGCCGGCATCTTGTATGCTTTTGTAAAAACGGAGAAAATCGCCAGGTACCTCGGAAAGGGCGACGCGCAGTCGGTGATGCTGGCGGCGCTGGTCGGGATTCCGCTGCCGCTGTGTTCCTGCGGAGTTGTTCCGGCTGCGGCCGCATTAAAGAAACAGGGGGCCAGCAAAGGGGCCACCCTGTCATTTTTGATTTCAACGCCCGAAACCGGAGTGGATTCCATTCCGATCACCTATGCGCTGCTGGACCCGGTGATGACGGTAATCCGTCCGATATCGGCGTTTATTACCGCTTCGGCGGCCGGCATTTTTGAAAATTTTTACGGCAAAAAAGAAGTCTCCACCAGCGTAGACCAAAAACTGCCGGCTGCCGGGAGCTGTTGCTGCCATAGCCGACCGGAACCGGAGACTGTGTTAAGGGAAAAAGAATCTTTTCACGATAAAATGGCGGCAGGGCTCAAATATGCGTTTGGAGAGCTGATGGGTGATATCGGTCCCTGGTTTATTCTCGGCGTATTCCTGGCCAGCCTGATATCCTATCTGATTCCCGAGCGTTTCGCGGACGCCTATCTGGGCAATCCCTTTATAGCCATGCCCTTGATGTTGATTGTCGGGATTCCCATGTATGTCTGCGCCACTTCTTCAACGCCGATTGCGGCCGCCTTTATTCTGAAAGGGCTGAGCCCCGGCGCCGCCCTGGTGTTTTTACTGGCCGGGCCGGCAACAAATATGGCGTCCTTGAGCATGGTCTCTAAGCTCATGGGAAAAAGATCCCTTGTCATCTATCTGGGGGCGATTTCATCTTGTTCGTTAGTGCTTGGTTTTTTGACGGATCTGGTGTATTCAAAATTAGGCATTTCAGCCCGGGCAGTAGCGGGCAAGGCGGCCGAAATATTTCCTGTATCCGTTGAATTTACGGCCGCCATTGTGCTGGCAGGTCTGATCGGATACAGTGTTTTAAAAGGATTTAGAAAAAGCGAGCCTTGTGCTTGCAGCAGCGCAGCTACCTGA
- a CDS encoding metalloregulator ArsR/SmtB family transcription factor: MDRCEEKAIHVEKVKKVVSRLPEQDTLQGVADIFKALSDSGRVKIVLALALEELCVCDLAAVCNLSDSAVSHQLRILRNLKIVRNRREGKIMFYRLDDQHVSALLHQSLEHVVE, encoded by the coding sequence ATGGATCGATGCGAGGAGAAAGCGATTCACGTGGAAAAAGTGAAAAAGGTTGTCAGCCGCCTGCCGGAACAAGACACGCTTCAGGGCGTGGCAGATATATTCAAGGCCTTAAGCGATTCCGGCCGTGTCAAGATTGTCCTTGCCCTTGCCCTGGAAGAGTTGTGTGTCTGCGATCTTGCCGCGGTTTGCAACCTGTCTGATTCGGCAGTTTCTCATCAGCTCAGGATTTTAAGAAATTTGAAGATTGTTCGCAACCGCCGGGAAGGTAAAATCATGTTCTACCGGCTGGATGACCAGCATGTCAGCGCTCTGCTGCATCAATCTCTGGAACATGTCGTCGAATAA